The genome window AAATTGGCATTTTTTAACTCTTAAGGAATAGTGCCTTATTTAGACTTAATTTCGTAGAGAGCATCAATCAGTTCGATTGAGCTTTCTTCCATATCAGCCACTAAACGGTCAATTCTTGAAACAAAATAGTTATAAATTGTCTGAAGAATCATAGCTACAACCAGACCGAAAAGGGTGGTCAGCAATGCAACTGCGATACCGGTAGCAACGATGCTCGGAGAAATCTGGTTTGCTGCTGCAATAGCGTCAAATGATTCGATCATACCCTGTACCGTTCCGGTGAATCCAAGCATCGGTGCAATGGTGATACAGGTGTTAATCCAGATGAGTCCTCTTTCAAGGAAGCCCATTTCGATTGCACCATAAGCCATAACTGCTTTTTCAACAGATTCCAGGCCTTCATCAGCTCTGAGGAGACCGGCATAAAATACTGAAGCAACAGGACCACGGGTGTTCATGCAAAGTTCTTTTGCCTGTTCAACTCCGCCAGCTTTAAGAGCTTCTTTGACTTTTACGATAAAGTTTTTTGTATTGATAGAGGATCTGGTGAGAGTCCAGAATCTTTCAATTGAGAATGCTAATCCGATGATAAGACAGGCGAGAATAGGGTGCATAAAAATACCGCCTGCGACATATTTTTCTGTGAGCCAGTTCATCGCACCACCCTGCTGGGCAATGAGATTGACTGAATTTACAAGGATTTCTCCAAACAACATATAGATAAACCTCCTGATTAGGAAATAATTAGATTATGTAATAGCTCTGCTTAATTTTGAACTAATATAGCGAAATTAGAAAATTACGCATTCAAATAAAAGCAAAATTTCAGGTTATTCCCCTGCTTTATGAAAATTTAACAGTTGCAATCTCTCTCCCA of Ignavibacteriales bacterium contains these proteins:
- a CDS encoding MotA/TolQ/ExbB proton channel family protein, translated to MLFGEILVNSVNLIAQQGGAMNWLTEKYVAGGIFMHPILACLIIGLAFSIERFWTLTRSSINTKNFIVKVKEALKAGGVEQAKELCMNTRGPVASVFYAGLLRADEGLESVEKAVMAYGAIEMGFLERGLIWINTCITIAPMLGFTGTVQGMIESFDAIAAANQISPSIVATGIAVALLTTLFGLVVAMILQTIYNYFVSRIDRLVADMEESSIELIDALYEIKSK